In bacterium, a genomic segment contains:
- a CDS encoding HNH endonuclease signature motif containing protein, with amino-acid sequence MYEVTAFHDADSILVAENNLNDAQREIDRLRGRQLAWLKMVVRHRGIVRDGYRSLIDWTASRLDIPHTVARDLAYLARRLDDDTIDLIGRGHLPFDRTVSQRRLLQAGASPSDVAASEDLDLAGVTKLATRFRKLSRGDERSAFERQYVNLRVSDDGAVWHLSGRFTATDGQLVRHALDRRADQIPPLTSDSDPESELTPTQKQAIGLVTMAQDDLDQHLIPGDPAGREPVIMLIKDEALADQSDNTQGVEVFGGPRVGPQIVETVECEGRTEEVTIQDSQVVEIGPVQRQVPKRLRRAVLARDRKCVIDSCRSGYRLQTHHIIPRRDGGPDTADNLATLCWYHHHIAIHRRGHRIDRHTPPHRRRLLPPRTWPHYRHPTNVEYLSPHQQQQRAYQAFLDKYHPQQPHPGG; translated from the coding sequence ATGTATGAAGTGACAGCTTTCCACGATGCCGACTCGATCCTGGTCGCCGAGAACAACCTCAACGATGCCCAGCGGGAGATCGACCGCCTCCGTGGCCGCCAGCTTGCCTGGTTGAAGATGGTGGTTCGCCATCGGGGCATCGTCCGGGACGGGTACCGCTCCCTGATCGACTGGACAGCCTCTCGGCTGGACATACCTCATACGGTTGCTCGGGATCTCGCCTATCTGGCCCGGCGGTTGGACGATGACACCATCGACCTCATAGGGCGAGGGCACCTGCCCTTCGACCGCACCGTCTCCCAGCGGCGGCTCCTCCAAGCCGGAGCCAGCCCCTCCGATGTAGCCGCGTCAGAGGACCTGGACCTGGCAGGGGTCACGAAGCTGGCCACCAGGTTCCGCAAGCTCAGCAGGGGAGACGAGCGGAGCGCCTTCGAGCGGCAGTATGTCAACCTGCGCGTGTCCGACGACGGCGCTGTATGGCACCTGTCGGGCAGGTTCACGGCCACCGACGGACAACTCGTGCGCCACGCCCTGGACCGCCGAGCCGACCAGATCCCACCCCTCACCTCCGACTCCGATCCCGAATCTGAGCTGACACCCACTCAGAAACAAGCCATCGGCCTCGTCACCATGGCCCAAGACGACCTGGACCAACACCTCATCCCCGGCGACCCCGCCGGGCGGGAACCCGTAATCATGCTCATCAAGGACGAAGCCCTCGCCGACCAATCAGACAACACCCAAGGCGTAGAGGTGTTCGGGGGCCCCCGGGTCGGACCCCAAATCGTCGAGACGGTCGAATGCGAAGGACGCACCGAAGAAGTCACCATCCAGGACAGCCAAGTCGTGGAAATCGGGCCAGTGCAACGTCAGGTTCCCAAACGGCTCCGCCGAGCAGTGTTAGCAAGGGACCGGAAGTGTGTGATCGACTCGTGCCGGAGCGGCTACCGGCTCCAAACCCACCACATCATCCCCAGACGCGACGGCGGTCCCGACACGGCCGACAACCTCGCCACCCTCTGCTGGTACCACCACCACATCGCCATCCACCGAAGAGGACACCGCATCGACCGCCACACACCACCACACCGCCGCCGGCTCCTTCCACCCCGAACCTGGCCCCACTACCGGCACCCCACCAACGTCGAGTACCTCAGCCCCCACCAACAACAACAGCGCGCCTACCAGGCCTTCCTCGACAAATACCACCCCCAACAACCCCACCCCGGCGGATAG
- a CDS encoding endonuclease/exonuclease/phosphatase family protein: protein MDADKQLKVLTWNVNKAAESRSALWDAVRREEADVVLLQEVVRLPADLQSSYNCRVVTPTYFRGGSAPFATAILSKGEMDTRQFLTSRFGWVNRIQSQHHGWILESEVTTGSGTTLRVVSVHSPAFAIPTKNLLHSEFAGIKLANNPRLWITEILWALLRDSDTPEETNWVVGGDFNSSVLFDHPRDRGNGEIIRRMNALGLKDCLSYYMDGDVPTFRHSGGSITHQLDYCYVSAGLLERLRSARVLSHQEVFGPTPKLSDHLPIVCESDF, encoded by the coding sequence ATGGATGCTGACAAACAACTGAAGGTACTCACCTGGAACGTCAACAAAGCGGCAGAGTCACGGTCTGCTCTGTGGGACGCGGTGCGGCGTGAGGAGGCGGACGTCGTCCTGCTGCAAGAAGTCGTGCGATTACCCGCGGACCTACAGAGCAGCTACAACTGTCGCGTAGTAACACCAACATACTTCCGTGGTGGCAGTGCACCGTTCGCGACAGCGATCCTGTCCAAGGGGGAGATGGACACTCGCCAATTCCTGACGTCGCGGTTCGGATGGGTGAACCGTATCCAATCGCAGCACCACGGATGGATCCTCGAGTCCGAAGTGACCACAGGTTCGGGGACCACGCTGAGAGTAGTGTCGGTTCATTCACCTGCCTTTGCCATTCCTACTAAGAATCTGCTGCACTCAGAGTTCGCCGGCATCAAGCTCGCGAATAATCCTCGCCTCTGGATTACGGAGATTCTGTGGGCGTTGCTCAGAGACTCGGATACTCCGGAGGAGACGAACTGGGTTGTCGGTGGCGACTTCAACAGTTCGGTTCTGTTCGACCACCCCAGGGATCGAGGTAACGGGGAAATCATACGCCGGATGAATGCCTTGGGCTTGAAGGACTGCCTTAGCTACTACATGGACGGGGATGTGCCCACCTTCAGGCATTCAGGAGGGAGCATCACCCACCAACTCGACTACTGCTACGTGAGCGCAGGCTTACTCGAACGTCTGAGGTCTGCCCGGGTGCTGAGCCATCAGGAAGTGTTCGGCCCGACGCCGAAACTGAGCGACCACCTCCCGATCGTGTGCGAGTCCGACTTCTGA
- a CDS encoding GNAT family N-acetyltransferase, whose translation MRIRTAELRDADSLARVHVDSWRSTYAGILPDEFLAGLSYRDRESFWEQVLTTARPTVSNFLAETASGYVVGLAGGGPERTGNETYVGELYLVYLLEQYQRRGLGRLLVSAVAERLVADGFESMLLWVAKDNHPACRFYEALGGEPIDSRTIDIAGAGIAEVAYGWQQVADLLTDQAGV comes from the coding sequence ATGCGTATCAGGACTGCGGAATTGCGGGATGCCGACTCGCTCGCCAGGGTTCACGTCGACTCGTGGCGGTCCACCTATGCCGGCATCTTGCCTGACGAGTTCTTGGCCGGACTCTCGTACCGGGACAGGGAGTCGTTCTGGGAACAGGTCCTGACGACGGCGCGGCCCACCGTCAGCAACTTCCTCGCGGAAACCGCATCCGGTTATGTGGTCGGCTTGGCCGGGGGAGGGCCGGAGCGAACGGGCAACGAGACCTACGTGGGGGAGCTCTATCTCGTCTACCTACTCGAGCAGTACCAGCGCAGGGGTTTGGGGCGCCTCCTCGTCTCGGCCGTGGCGGAGAGGCTGGTGGCGGACGGGTTCGAATCGATGCTGCTGTGGGTGGCAAAGGACAACCATCCCGCGTGCCGCTTCTATGAGGCGCTCGGAGGGGAACCGATCGACAGCAGAACCATCGACATCGCCGGAGCAGGCATAGCCGAAGTGGCCTACGGATGGCAGCAGGTCGCCGACCTGTTGACCGATCAGGCAGGAGTCTGA
- a CDS encoding type II toxin-antitoxin system VapC family toxin, producing MILLDTQVMLWLRSGDPKLGSNARSEIDLAWHSEGVAVSAISFWEVAMLKEKGRIRFPEDIAMWRREQIDQGIAELPVDGDIGIRAAALRDFHGDPADRIIVATALGGRQLVTADRRILEWPGSLNRLRATD from the coding sequence GTGATCCTGCTGGACACACAAGTGATGCTTTGGCTGAGGTCTGGCGATCCCAAACTCGGAAGCAATGCGCGATCTGAGATCGACCTGGCGTGGCATTCCGAAGGTGTGGCCGTCTCGGCGATCTCATTCTGGGAGGTCGCGATGCTGAAGGAGAAGGGCCGGATCAGGTTCCCCGAGGACATTGCGATGTGGAGGCGGGAACAGATCGACCAAGGCATAGCCGAACTCCCGGTCGATGGAGACATCGGGATCCGCGCTGCGGCTCTGCGGGATTTCCACGGCGACCCGGCAGATCGCATCATCGTGGCGACTGCGCTCGGCGGTCGCCAGTTGGTAACCGCCGACCGCCGCATCCTTGAGTGGCCCGGTTCGCTGAACCGCCTACGCGCCACCGATTGA
- a CDS encoding type II toxin-antitoxin system prevent-host-death family antitoxin, whose product MERTTNAESAGVRTIKASEFKARCLKLMDEVAASGEEIVITKHGRPVSRLVPHRTMPETLFGIDRGRFEIVGEIGDPIDVDWEAEAGGSWDEPL is encoded by the coding sequence ATGGAAAGAACCACCAACGCCGAGTCTGCAGGCGTCCGGACCATCAAGGCTTCCGAGTTCAAGGCCAGGTGCCTGAAGCTCATGGACGAGGTAGCAGCGAGCGGCGAGGAGATCGTCATCACCAAGCACGGCCGGCCGGTGTCACGGCTCGTGCCACACCGGACGATGCCGGAGACACTGTTCGGGATAGACCGTGGACGGTTCGAGATCGTAGGCGAGATAGGCGATCCCATCGACGTCGATTGGGAAGCTGAAGCAGGCGGTAGCTGGGACGAACCGCTGTGA
- a CDS encoding cupin domain-containing protein has product MSIRRFTEVEAYQHADDGYYYRPLVAGKELFSYVAHVPAGGYMPPDAEEAELFELSLFMLEGHLDGILDEDRVALSPGDALHIPRGMPFGVENRGSATVSFVLSFAPPPPGVDLDTMKQSAIDRGRVVIEAPDVEDVVGPVTFPA; this is encoded by the coding sequence ATGTCCATCCGAAGGTTCACCGAAGTCGAGGCCTACCAGCACGCCGACGACGGCTACTACTACCGGCCGCTGGTCGCCGGGAAGGAGCTGTTCTCCTACGTGGCCCACGTTCCCGCCGGCGGCTACATGCCACCCGATGCCGAGGAGGCCGAGCTGTTCGAGCTCTCGCTGTTCATGCTCGAGGGACACCTCGACGGGATCCTCGACGAGGACCGCGTGGCCCTTTCTCCCGGCGATGCGCTCCACATTCCCAGGGGAATGCCCTTCGGAGTAGAGAACCGGGGTTCTGCCACGGTCTCGTTCGTGCTCAGCTTCGCACCACCGCCACCCGGAGTAGACCTCGACACCATGAAGCAGTCAGCCATTGACCGCGGCCGGGTTGTCATCGAAGCCCCCGACGTAGAGGACGTAGTAGGCCCAGTCACCTTCCCGGCGTAG
- a CDS encoding DUF1295 domain-containing protein, translating into MIEWLGIGHLFELSGSEAVWGFLTPLVIFAVFCLAQLILPARRVPGYVINPETGKPRDYRLNGLLVFVIAQIVWALELTGMPHDWFYRSSVYAVAGGTVLTAIFAIIAVFTQPRDETKNTLLELWEGRVRELSLFNNRFDVKMWFYVVGGTMLSLNALSGAVYHYERFGEDANPGVFLYAGFFTLYVLDYFVFERAQLYTFDLIHENLGFKLFWGGLVVYGWLFILPLWGMAAHPDPGHSPPWRYVWLIGVPALFLAGWCIERGAIMQKYTFKRWPDRKFLGLIEPEYIEAGDRKILCNGLWGVARHFNYMGEVLYSLSISLTFGYLTNPWAWIYFAFGVSLFTTRQRFDERFCQEKYGAEKWAEYQARVKYRIIPGIY; encoded by the coding sequence ATGATCGAATGGCTTGGGATTGGCCACCTTTTCGAACTGTCAGGGTCGGAGGCGGTTTGGGGGTTCCTCACCCCACTGGTGATCTTCGCGGTGTTTTGCCTGGCACAGCTCATATTGCCGGCGAGGCGGGTTCCCGGCTACGTCATCAACCCCGAGACCGGGAAGCCTCGTGACTACCGGCTCAACGGTCTCCTGGTATTCGTGATCGCGCAGATCGTGTGGGCTCTGGAACTCACTGGTATGCCACATGACTGGTTCTACCGGTCCTCGGTCTATGCCGTGGCGGGAGGAACAGTCCTCACCGCCATCTTCGCGATCATCGCGGTGTTCACCCAGCCGAGAGACGAGACCAAGAACACGCTGCTCGAACTCTGGGAAGGGCGGGTCCGGGAGCTGTCGCTCTTCAACAACCGCTTCGACGTGAAGATGTGGTTCTATGTGGTGGGCGGGACGATGCTGTCGCTCAACGCTCTATCAGGAGCTGTTTACCACTACGAGCGCTTCGGCGAAGACGCCAATCCGGGCGTGTTCTTGTACGCGGGGTTCTTCACACTCTACGTGCTCGACTATTTCGTATTCGAGCGTGCCCAGCTGTATACCTTCGACCTGATCCACGAGAACCTCGGCTTCAAGCTGTTCTGGGGTGGGCTCGTCGTCTACGGGTGGCTGTTCATCCTTCCGCTGTGGGGTATGGCTGCGCACCCGGACCCCGGACACTCACCACCATGGAGGTATGTCTGGCTCATCGGGGTTCCGGCTCTGTTCCTGGCTGGTTGGTGCATCGAGCGCGGCGCCATCATGCAGAAGTACACATTCAAGCGCTGGCCCGACCGTAAGTTCCTCGGGCTCATCGAGCCCGAGTACATTGAGGCAGGCGACCGCAAGATTCTGTGCAATGGCCTATGGGGTGTCGCCCGCCACTTCAACTACATGGGCGAAGTGCTGTACTCCCTGTCAATCTCCTTGACATTCGGGTATCTCACCAATCCCTGGGCCTGGATCTACTTCGCCTTCGGCGTTTCGCTGTTCACCACTCGCCAACGTTTCGACGAACGGTTCTGTCAGGAGAAGTACGGCGCCGAGAAGTGGGCCGAGTATCAGGCACGGGTCAAGTACCGGATCATCCCCGGGATCTACTGA
- a CDS encoding molybdopterin-dependent oxidoreductase, with the protein MAAEPVGPDAISSGNPPPSGWRSTRDYFLAGLVASGFAVAFSEMLASFFVSAPSLVLTIGQRFIDITPAALKDWAIAVFGTNDKAVLIGGIVVVTIIIGGLLGVVARKRMELAAIGFVAFGVLGYALGITDPLATAGATLIPAVAAAVSGIAVLVLLRRLLQGPAAEGTDPVPAVSPDSRRAFMTASGAAVVLAAGQVVIGRLAADRTQSVVAAREQVTLPTVAASPTTTAAPAATTTAATAAAVEEAPVTEATTTTTRAVEEVVRTVADPTPAQIAQVEGVSELITPNETFYRIDTALSIPNVDLDTWEVSFTGLVDSPFSLTYDELIALPMVERYITICCVSNSVGGDLIGNAKWLGVPLRDLVERAGVQPEGTQLIGRSVDRFTVGFPTEAVFDGREALLAIGMNGEPLPVRHGFPARLVVSGLYGYVSATKWLSEVEFARWEDFDAYWIPRGWAKQAPIKTQSRIDTPRPGTVGAGTRAIAGVAWAQNRGIDTVEVQVDGGPWMEAILPEELAIDTWRQWHLEYDFTPGPHTIAVRATDRTGYTQTSEIVPPRPDGATGYHTVQVVVV; encoded by the coding sequence ATGGCCGCTGAACCTGTGGGCCCGGACGCTATCTCCTCGGGCAACCCGCCCCCGAGCGGGTGGAGATCGACCAGGGACTACTTCCTCGCCGGGCTGGTGGCGAGCGGGTTCGCCGTGGCTTTTTCCGAGATGCTCGCCTCCTTCTTCGTGTCGGCGCCATCGCTGGTGCTGACCATCGGGCAGCGGTTCATCGACATCACCCCCGCCGCCCTCAAGGACTGGGCCATCGCCGTCTTCGGAACCAACGACAAGGCGGTCCTGATCGGCGGGATCGTGGTGGTGACGATCATCATCGGCGGCCTGCTGGGTGTGGTGGCCCGCAAGCGTATGGAGTTGGCGGCGATCGGCTTCGTGGCCTTCGGCGTGCTCGGCTACGCCCTGGGAATCACCGATCCGCTCGCCACCGCCGGCGCCACCCTCATTCCGGCTGTAGCGGCGGCCGTGAGCGGCATCGCCGTGCTCGTCCTGCTCCGCCGCCTGCTCCAGGGACCGGCCGCGGAGGGCACCGATCCCGTCCCGGCCGTGTCTCCGGACTCCCGGCGGGCGTTCATGACCGCCTCGGGCGCCGCAGTGGTGCTCGCGGCGGGCCAGGTGGTGATCGGGCGGCTCGCCGCCGACCGGACCCAGTCGGTGGTGGCGGCCCGTGAGCAGGTCACCCTTCCTACGGTGGCCGCCTCGCCCACTACCACAGCCGCGCCTGCCGCCACCACCACGGCAGCCACCGCGGCGGCGGTCGAGGAAGCCCCGGTGACGGAGGCCACGACAACCACCACCCGGGCCGTTGAGGAGGTGGTACGCACCGTGGCCGATCCGACGCCCGCCCAGATCGCCCAGGTGGAGGGGGTGTCGGAGTTGATCACGCCCAACGAGACCTTCTACCGGATCGACACCGCTCTCAGCATCCCCAACGTCGACCTGGACACCTGGGAGGTCAGCTTCACCGGCCTCGTGGACTCACCCTTCAGCCTCACCTATGACGAGTTGATAGCACTTCCCATGGTGGAGCGCTACATCACCATCTGCTGCGTCTCCAACTCCGTGGGGGGCGACCTGATCGGCAACGCCAAGTGGCTCGGCGTGCCCCTCAGGGATCTGGTGGAGCGGGCCGGGGTCCAGCCCGAAGGCACGCAGTTGATCGGCCGTTCGGTCGATCGCTTCACGGTGGGCTTCCCCACCGAGGCGGTCTTCGACGGACGGGAGGCCCTGCTGGCCATCGGCATGAACGGAGAGCCGCTTCCGGTCAGGCACGGCTTCCCCGCCCGGCTGGTGGTCTCCGGCCTGTACGGGTACGTCTCCGCCACCAAGTGGCTGTCCGAGGTCGAGTTCGCCCGCTGGGAGGACTTCGACGCCTACTGGATTCCGCGCGGCTGGGCCAAGCAGGCCCCGATCAAGACCCAGTCCCGCATCGACACGCCCCGTCCGGGCACCGTCGGCGCTGGTACGCGGGCCATCGCTGGAGTGGCGTGGGCGCAGAATCGAGGCATCGACACGGTCGAGGTTCAGGTCGATGGCGGGCCGTGGATGGAGGCCATCCTGCCCGAGGAGTTGGCTATCGACACCTGGCGCCAGTGGCACCTCGAGTACGACTTCACACCGGGTCCTCACACCATCGCGGTGCGGGCTACCGACCGGACCGGGTACACCCAGACCTCCGAGATAGTCCCGCCGCGGCCGGACGGGGCCACCGGCTACCACACCGTCCAGGTGGTTGTGGTCTGA
- the msrB gene encoding peptide-methionine (R)-S-oxide reductase MsrB encodes MTPTPSEAAAIPQTEEEWREKLTPMQYQVAREAGTERAFSGEYWNTKDAGTYMCIGCGIPLFRSETKYDSGTGWPSFYESVEGAPVEERHDYSYGMVRTEVVCGSCDSHLGHVFPDGPQPTGLRYCMNSASLDLKPD; translated from the coding sequence ATGACCCCGACCCCTAGCGAAGCAGCCGCCATCCCGCAGACCGAGGAGGAGTGGCGGGAGAAGCTGACCCCGATGCAGTACCAAGTAGCTCGCGAAGCCGGTACCGAGCGGGCCTTCAGCGGCGAGTACTGGAACACCAAGGACGCCGGCACCTACATGTGCATCGGCTGCGGTATCCCGCTGTTCCGTAGCGAGACCAAGTACGACTCCGGGACCGGGTGGCCCAGCTTCTACGAATCGGTAGAGGGAGCGCCGGTGGAGGAGCGCCACGACTACAGCTACGGAATGGTGCGCACCGAGGTGGTGTGTGGCAGTTGCGACTCACACCTGGGGCACGTCTTCCCCGACGGCCCGCAGCCGACCGGTCTGCGCTACTGCATGAACTCGGCCTCGCTCGATCTCAAGCCCGACTGA
- a CDS encoding TIGR00266 family protein — protein MGVRSHEVDYRIVGDDLQFVEVELDPQETVVAESGAMMYIEDGITFEVKMGDGSEPNQGAWGKLKSAGKRALAGESAFLAHFTNQGGGRRKVAFGSPYPGKIVPLDLAQIGGRIRAQQKAFLCAARGTKLDIALNRKLGAGFFGGEGFILQDISGDGMAFLHAGGTIVEKRLVGEKLRIDTGCIVAFEPQIEFSIERAGRASTMFLGGEGLFLATLEGTGRVWLQSLPFSKLVDEVIRYIPTPGNSG, from the coding sequence GTGGGCGTGAGGAGTCATGAGGTCGACTACCGGATTGTCGGTGATGACCTGCAGTTCGTGGAGGTGGAACTGGACCCGCAGGAGACGGTGGTGGCCGAGTCCGGGGCGATGATGTACATCGAGGACGGCATCACGTTCGAGGTCAAGATGGGCGACGGGTCGGAACCCAACCAGGGGGCGTGGGGGAAGCTCAAATCGGCCGGCAAGCGGGCGCTGGCGGGCGAGTCGGCGTTTCTGGCCCACTTCACCAACCAGGGCGGCGGCCGGCGTAAGGTGGCGTTCGGATCTCCGTATCCGGGAAAGATCGTGCCGCTCGACCTCGCGCAGATCGGTGGCCGGATCCGGGCCCAGCAGAAGGCGTTTCTCTGCGCGGCGCGCGGTACCAAGCTCGACATCGCCCTCAACCGGAAACTCGGCGCCGGATTCTTCGGCGGCGAGGGATTCATCCTCCAGGACATCTCGGGTGACGGTATGGCGTTCCTACACGCGGGCGGCACCATCGTCGAGAAGCGTTTGGTGGGCGAGAAACTCCGGATAGACACCGGTTGCATAGTGGCGTTCGAGCCCCAGATCGAGTTCTCGATCGAGCGGGCCGGACGGGCGTCGACCATGTTCCTGGGCGGCGAGGGCCTGTTCCTGGCGACCTTGGAAGGCACCGGACGGGTCTGGTTGCAGTCGCTCCCCTTCAGCAAGCTGGTCGACGAGGTGATCCGTTACATCCCAACGCCCGGCAACAGCGGCTAG
- a CDS encoding Fic family protein has translation MRRLYIHEHRDWPQLRWDADKVADSLAVVRYKQGRLVGQMQSLGFDLQQEAILETLTQDVHKSSDIEGERLDLEQVRSSVGRRLGLDVGGLPHAEDRVEGVVEMMLDATGNYGRTLTVEQLWGWQAALFPTGHSRMRPITVGGWRDDRTGPMQVISGPLGKERVHFEAPAAERIGNEMNEFLRWFNEPSDTDGVVRAALAHLWFVTIHPFDDGNGRIARAISDMALACSEDSPQRFYSMSSQIRLERRGYYRILERTQKGTPDVSEWMEWFLGCLGRAIDGAETNLASVLTKARFWRQVEGVRLNVRQRRVLNRLLDGFEGKLTTSKWAKLAKCSQDTALRDITALVNDGILVRSSARGRSTNYSLTTRP, from the coding sequence ATGCGGCGGTTGTATATTCATGAGCATCGGGACTGGCCCCAACTCCGTTGGGATGCCGACAAGGTGGCGGACAGCCTGGCGGTTGTCCGCTACAAGCAGGGCCGCTTGGTGGGCCAGATGCAATCGTTGGGGTTCGACCTTCAGCAGGAAGCGATTCTCGAGACTCTGACTCAGGACGTTCACAAGTCCAGTGACATCGAGGGCGAACGTCTCGACCTAGAACAGGTCCGCTCGTCTGTCGGCCGTCGCCTCGGTTTGGATGTCGGTGGTCTTCCCCACGCGGAGGACCGGGTCGAGGGCGTCGTGGAGATGATGCTGGACGCAACCGGCAACTATGGCCGGACATTGACCGTCGAGCAGCTGTGGGGCTGGCAGGCGGCACTCTTCCCTACCGGGCACAGCCGGATGCGACCGATCACCGTAGGGGGCTGGCGTGACGACCGTACCGGACCCATGCAGGTGATCTCCGGACCCCTCGGCAAGGAACGAGTGCATTTCGAAGCGCCCGCGGCGGAGCGGATCGGCAACGAGATGAACGAGTTCCTCAGGTGGTTCAACGAGCCGTCGGACACCGACGGGGTGGTTCGGGCGGCATTGGCGCATCTATGGTTCGTGACCATCCATCCCTTCGACGACGGCAATGGACGCATCGCCCGGGCGATCAGTGACATGGCCCTAGCCTGTTCGGAGGACAGCCCCCAGCGTTTCTACAGCATGTCATCGCAGATCCGGCTGGAACGCCGCGGCTACTACCGGATCCTCGAACGAACACAGAAGGGAACACCGGATGTTTCAGAGTGGATGGAGTGGTTCCTAGGGTGCCTCGGCCGAGCCATCGACGGAGCCGAGACGAACCTGGCATCTGTCCTCACCAAGGCTCGCTTCTGGCGACAGGTCGAAGGCGTCAGGCTCAATGTGCGCCAGAGGAGGGTTCTCAACCGACTCCTAGACGGGTTCGAGGGCAAGCTGACCACCTCGAAGTGGGCAAAGCTAGCCAAGTGCTCGCAAGACACCGCTCTGCGGGACATAACTGCCCTGGTAAACGACGGGATTCTCGTCCGAAGTTCGGCCCGGGGTCGCAGCACCAACTACTCCCTCACCACCCGGCCATAG
- a CDS encoding YncE family protein, producing the protein MLEPVRMNRTARAAVIIGLLLGLLAPGYPVEAAEPRTDTAPFGTMVVNGFLVPIPRPKNDHLVMHPVARISGDLAPKSVVASGTGLYLAQNMMYRHTISVLDHTKRIVKTIDDAVNLREFGYDASGDTYRGSPVEAAFTSDGSFAFVSNYRMYGPGYDPQAGSDSCGKDQGQDSFVYRIDATALEIDRVYPVGPVPKHLAVTPDDRLLVVSNWCGFDVTVIDLVTHETLAEIYVGRHPRGVAITSDGTTAYVAVMGSTGIAAIDLSAFSSEGADRGTTGPPAPTYIRDVGISPRHLVLSPDGRTLYATLNGEDAVVAVDLDSGQVIRRARTGQAPRSIDISSDGTALYVVNYKSHTVSKLRARDFTILQELDTTPRPIGITYDPFSNEVWVSTYSGTIHVYAEQATGPAYGT; encoded by the coding sequence ATGCTTGAACCGGTGCGGATGAACCGGACGGCCCGGGCGGCCGTGATCATCGGCCTTCTACTCGGACTCCTCGCTCCGGGATACCCGGTCGAGGCTGCCGAGCCACGGACCGACACCGCCCCCTTCGGCACCATGGTCGTGAACGGATTCCTGGTGCCGATCCCGCGCCCGAAGAACGACCACCTCGTCATGCACCCGGTGGCCCGGATCAGCGGCGACCTCGCCCCCAAGTCGGTCGTGGCGTCAGGCACCGGGTTGTACCTGGCTCAGAACATGATGTACCGGCACACGATCTCGGTCCTCGACCACACGAAGCGCATCGTCAAGACCATCGACGATGCGGTCAACCTGCGGGAGTTCGGGTATGACGCCTCCGGAGACACCTACCGGGGATCACCCGTGGAGGCGGCCTTCACTTCGGACGGATCGTTCGCATTCGTGTCCAACTACCGCATGTACGGCCCGGGATACGACCCGCAGGCCGGCAGCGACAGCTGCGGTAAGGACCAGGGACAGGACAGTTTCGTGTACCGCATAGACGCCACGGCGCTTGAGATCGACCGTGTCTATCCGGTCGGTCCCGTACCGAAGCACCTGGCCGTGACGCCGGACGACCGTCTCCTGGTGGTATCGAACTGGTGCGGCTTCGATGTCACAGTCATCGACCTGGTCACACATGAGACGCTTGCGGAGATCTACGTCGGTAGGCACCCGAGAGGGGTCGCCATCACGAGCGACGGTACGACCGCGTACGTGGCCGTGATGGGCTCGACCGGCATAGCCGCCATCGACCTCTCGGCGTTCTCATCCGAGGGTGCGGATCGCGGGACAACAGGCCCACCCGCGCCGACGTACATACGCGACGTCGGGATCTCGCCGCGCCATCTGGTGCTGAGCCCGGACGGCAGAACCCTGTATGCGACGCTCAACGGAGAGGACGCGGTGGTAGCGGTCGATCTCGACTCGGGACAGGTCATCCGCCGCGCCCGGACCGGCCAGGCGCCCCGCAGCATTGATATCTCCTCCGACGGCACGGCCCTCTATGTCGTCAACTACAAGTCGCACACCGTGAGCAAGCTACGGGCCCGCGACTTCACCATCCTCCAGGAGCTCGACACGACCCCCAGACCCATCGGGATCACCTACGACCCCTTCAGCAACGAGGTCTGGGTCTCAACCTATTCGGGCACCATCCACGTATACGCCGAGCAGGCCACGGGGCCGGCTTACGGCACCTGA